From Gottschalkiaceae bacterium SANA:
GTTTTCAACAAGGTTGACTTGCCCGCTCCATTGGACCCTAGTACCGCTACAATTTCGCCTTCGTTCACATCGATGCTCACCCCGCGAAGGGCCTTAATTCCGCCGTAACCAGCGTGAAGGTTATCAATCTTAAGCATCGTCTTCACCTCCTAGGTAGGCTTCAATTACCGCAGGATTACACTTGACTTCATCAGGTGAACCCATGCAAATGGTAGAACCGAAGTTCAATACCGCAATCTCGTCACAAAGACTCATAACGAAATCCATATGATGCTCAATCAAAAGAATGGTCAAGTCAAAGTTTTCATGAATGTTTTGAATAAATCGAACCAATTCTTCCGATTCCTTTTCATTCATGCCCGCAGCTGGCTCATCTAGCAGCAAAAGATGCGGATTTGTTGCCAATGCTCGCGCGATCTCTAGTTTTCTTTGATGACCATAAGGCAATGCGCCTGCAGTATCGTCTTTCATGTCTTCCAGTCCAACGATTTGCAAAAGCTTCAAACATTTTTCCTTGATATCTTCTTCGTCTTTCTTAAAACGGCCAAATTTTGTCATGGCTTCAAAAATACCATATTTCGCATCCACATGACAGGCGATTATAACGTTGTCTAGAACGCTTAAATTGCCAAACAATCGGATGTTTTGGAAGGTTCTTGCGATTCCTAAATTGGAAATCTCATAGGGTGCCTTACCAACAATGCTTTCCCCATTTAAAGCAATATCTCCCATAGTTGGATCATAAATTCCTGTGATTGTGTTAAAAATCGTTGTTTTTCCAGCTCCATTCGGTCCGATCAATCCATAAATTTTGCCCTTTTCCAAGGTTACGGAGAAATCGTTGATCGCCTTAACGCCACCGAAATGTTTATGTAGGTTTGTAATCGTTAAGATCGGCTTCATTTTCCATCACCTTTCGTTGGGTTTGAATTCTTTTTAAAGATTCGCTCGTAGAGCGTAAAGATCGGTCGAAGAGAAAATTCTCGATATCCCATCAAGCCACTTGGCTTTAATACGATAATAATTACAACGGCTAGACCGTACAAAAGCATGCGATATTCGGCAGCCGACCGGAATATTTCCGGAAGAACCGTCAAAAGAATCGTTGCCAATACAGACCCGGATAAAGAACCCAAGCCTCCGATAACCACGGTAATGGTCAATTCAGCCGATTTTGGCAGGTTGAACATAATGGGTGAAATAAACATATAATAGTGAGCCAAGAGTGCGCCCGCCATACCCGCGTAAAAAGCGGAAATCATAAAGGAATATTCCTTAAATTTCGCGGTGTCAATTCCTACGGCTTCTGCGGCAATTTCCTGCTCGCGGATGGCCATCAAGTTGCGTCCATACTTCGATCGAAGAAAGTTCCATGCGCCTAGAAAGGCCAGAACGGTCATCCCAACCGCAATAAACATGGTTGTTTTTGGCGGAATTCCTGACAAACCTCGAGCACCACCGGTAATCGGTTCTGCAAAGAGAAATAATAGTCGAATGGATTCGCCGAATCCTAAAGTTGTAATTAAAAAGTAGTCACCTTTTAATTTTAGTGTTAATTTTCCTAAACCAAGTGCAACAATTGCCGCGATGCATGGTCCTGCAACCAATACAACGGGAAAAGGTGCCCCATATTTTGTCGTTAATATTGCCGATGCATATGCACCGATCGCCATAAACCCTGCGTTTCCAAAAGAGAACAAGCGTGTAAATCCTGTCAAAATGGAAACTCCAAGTACCGCGATCACGTTGATGCAGACCAGAATAATAACGCCTTCTACATATCCAGACATATCTTCACATCCTTCTTAGGCTTTATCTTGAATGTCTTTGCCCATCAGACCCGTTGGTCGAACAAGCAAGATCGCGATCAGTAAAATAAATGTAATTAAATCTCGTAAACCAGAATGAATATAAGCAGAAACCAAAGTCTCCAAAACCCCAATGCCCATGGCGCCAATGATGGCTCCTTGAACGGATCCCAATCCTCCGAATACCGAAGCGATAAAGGCTTTTAAGGCGACGTTGCCCAACTGCGGATAAACCGTATATTTCATTCCATACAATATTCCCGAAATACCAGCTAATGAACCGGCTAAAAAGAATACCAACATAATGTACTTATCAACGTTGATGCCCAAAAGTGATGCCGTTCCCATATTAGAAGAAGCAGCCTTGACCGCCAAACCAAATTTCGTTTTGGTAATCAAATACTCGAGACCAATGATGACAATAATAGCAATCGCAAGAGACACCAAGTCTAAAAGCCCGACTGACAAGCTTCCGATCTTGACTGCCCCAACAGGCAATACCTGCGGGAACATCTTGAATTTTGGTCCAAATACAACGATCGCCATGTTTTGGAAGGTTGTAGAAAGACCCATAGCTGCAATCATGAGAAACATCGTAGGTGAATTATTATCACGAATGCGTTTATATGCAATTTTTTCATTAAATACACTGATTAAGCCAGCGCCGACAATTGCCAGAATTACGGCAAAAATAAAGGGCATCTGCAAGGATGTCACGGATAGGATGGCGATATAAGCTCCTAACATCGCTACCTCTCCATGGGCCCAGTTAGAAAAACCCAAAAGGCTGTAAATTAGCGCGTAGCCTGTGGCTAATAACGCATAGATCCCACCAACGGAGATCCCATTGATTAATTGTTGTAATAACAAGGTTCTCACCTCAATTGCTTAGATTTTTTGTTTCTTGTGTGAATTTTTTGTCTATCTTTAGAAAAACGCTTGATTTTTCATTTGGCTGTGTTACAGTAGATTTGATGATTTTCATTGATCAAGGGGGGGAGTAGGCGAACCATTTGGCCGCCTCCTCTTGATATGAGCGCCCGCTCTAACGGGCGCTTTATTTTTTTCTGCTTATGGTCTAAAGTCGCCTACAAATGTCTGTGTGTTATCTTTGATTTCATATACACTTACAGATTTGTCTGGGTTATGTGTCGCTGGATCAACAGTTAATTCACCCAAAAGACCGGCAAATCCTGTTGTGTTTTCCAACTCGTCTCGCAATTTAGCGATATCAACTTCACCCGCACGCTCAATCGCGTCTTTAATCCAGTACAAGCCGTCATGTCCGAATAATGCTTCTGTTTCAGGAACAAGTCCGTCATACATTTCAACATATGCGTCATAGTAAGGCTTTGTTACAGGGTTTGCAAATGATGGTTGAGATGTGTAATAACATCCTTCTAGTGCTGGACCAGCCATTGTGATCAACTCTTTTGAGTCCCAGCCGTCAGCGCCCAAGAAGATTGCATCGATTCCCAATTCACGTGCTTGATTTGCAATCAATGCTACGTCTTTATAAATCCAAGGAACCAAGATAACATCTGGATTTAAAGGAGCAATTTTTGACAATTGTGCACGGAAATCATTTTGACCTGATTGCGCTTCTACAATTGTTAATACTTCGCCGCCTTTAGCTTCAAATCCTTCAACAAAGAATTCAGTAACGCCTGCAGAGTAGTCAGAGTTCAAGTCCATGATTACTGCTGCATTTTTCGCTTGAAGTTCATCCATAGCGAATGCTGCCAAAACTTTGCCTTGGAACGGATCAATAAATCCAATTCGGAAAGAATATGGATGAAGATTTCCGTTTTCATCAACTGTTACCAATGGGTTTGATGCTGCAGTTGCGATCGCAGGAACTTCCATTTGATCGGCTACGGCTGCCATTGGAATATTACAGCTTGAGAAGTTAGTTCCAACTACTGCGATTGCGCCGTCAGAAACGAGTTTCTTATATGCGTTTACCGAGTCAATTGGATCACCTTTGCCGTCAAGACCAATAATTTCAACTGGGCGTCCTAGGATGCCGCCTGCATCATTGATTTCTTTGGCTGTCAATTCCATACCATTCAATCCTGCTTGACCCCAAACTGCGGTTTCACCGGACAATGCTCCAACATAACCAATGACAATTGGCTCAACTGCTGGCTCTCCACCAGCTTCTGCTGCTGCTGGCTCACTAGCACAACCTGCTAGCATGGATACTGCGAGAAGTACAACGAGTAGTAAACTGAGTCGTTTTGAGAATGATTTCATTCTGTTTGTGTCCCCCTTCATTTCCCTCATTATTGGTTCCCCCCAATCACAATTCTACTTTACTGCTACTTTGACTGTTATCTGCTTCGCATCTACCAGTCCTATCAAACGTTTTCCCTTTATACAAACCCTTGCAATCATTATGCAAAGGAAAGCACCTCTCTAGCTGTTTCCAAATCTGTTACCAGAATATCCGGTATCCCCGTATGAAGAGCTCCTGCAATGGCTTTCGCCTTTTCTACTCCACCGGCTACACAAATTACTGTCTTCATGTTACTCATACTCGGCAGATCCACACCCATCAATACATCATCCAAATCGGATGAAAAGGCCTGACCACCTTTATCGAAAAACCGCATACACATATCTCCTACGGCTCCTTTTTCCTGTAAGTACTTAAACCACTGCTCACTTAAATGGTGTTCTTTAAATAGTACCGATTCCCTCGACATAGATCCAATCCCAATCAAGGAGATCGTTACTTCATTCCAAAGCTTCATAACATGGGTGATGGATTCGTCTTCCATTAAACCCGCTTTCACCATCGGATTGGCTACCACCGCTGGACAATACAAGATGCTCGGATCTGAATTGTAGATTTGTCCCAACCGTTTCGCCAATTCTACCGCTTGGATATTCTGTCCGCCGCCATTTAGTCCGCCAACGAGTTGAACAATCTCCACACCCTCTTTTTGCCCGGATGGCAATTGATTGACAACATGTAGTAAACTACTTCCCCACGAAATCCCAATTACATCTTTCGGCGTCGCAATCCGCTGTAATGCGTCGGCTCCAGCTTGACCCATCGCGCGCAAACGATTTTCAACCGAAGACCGAACGATAATGGCCTCCCTCAACTTAAACTTTTTCTCCATTTCGGATTCAAGCCGTTGATTAGTATCCACGGGATACTTGATGTTAACCTGCACCATGCCCATTCGTTTCGCTTCTGCCAACATTCGGCTGACCTTTGCTGAAGACAACGATAGATTTCTAGCAATTTCAGTTTGTGTCATTTCATCAATATAGTAATTGTGTGCAATTTTCGCCAACAGACGCTCATGTGTCATGTCTTCCACCAACCTTTGCAAGAAATTACTTGTGCAAAATCTTTCACTACTGAAAAATCTTACAATGCAAGTATATCAAGTCATGCAAAGGATTTCCAGTATTTTTGATTAATTAAACTTTTAACAACCTTCGAATTCCTCCTAAGTGTTCATTCTCTGGGATTCTATGCCTCAAAAAAACTCCAACTTTTTTTGAAGTAGTAAAATATTTTTGAAATTTCTTTCATTTATTTATAATGATTACAAATCGTAGTTTTCGTCAATCCTCTCTTTTTCATCATTGATCCTTTATACAAACCATATTTTCCCCCACTACAAAAGCCATTTAATTGACGCTTTAACATTCAAAGATAAATTCATCACTGAAAAAATTGTCAGCAACCTTTCTATTCAAGGGCATAGCAAACTTACGGTATAACATGTGTCTATTAAGTACGCCCAAAGGCTGAACTTATACAACAAAAAAAGCCACCGACAAACAATTTCTCACCTGTCAGTGACTTCTACCCTAGCTATTCAAACTTCATTAGCAAATCAAATTGATATAAGAAATCCACCTAATTTTTCATACCGTAAAACCCTTACTTATTTTACAAACCCTTCTTCATATAGTATTTCTAAAACCCAAGACGCCGCTGTACCAACAACTGCAGGGCACTTGTCTCGACTATGCGCGCCCGCTTCCTCAAAAATCGGCTTATCCGCATCAACACGCAGACAAAACGGCCTGCCTAATATTTCTTTATGTATTTCGCTGCAAATTACAGTCCCATAGGTTTGAATAAAACGGTCGTGCAATCTTTTTGTCAGTGCATAGCATCGATCTTTTTCCACACGATCTCCATCAAAACTTTCAATCCTCCGTCCCGCAAAAAGTCCAAGTGAAAGTATCCCTCCAGAATAGCCACCGCATGCTCCATCACAATATAGTGCCATTCCTGCAGCCAAACCGTTTGCTGCACGGAAAAGAACAGGTTCTTCCCGATCCAACACGCGCAACACAGCTGCAATTGTGCACTGTGCACACCCCTTGTAATCCTGCTCATATTGATATCCCAGCTCATATCCCTTTCGCATCAATCCTACTTTATCCTCCGCTTCTGCCCAAGAAGGATCGTTGCTCAGCCGAATCATCATTGCAACCAATTCCGGTTGCCGTTCCCAAGATGTATACGCAATTATATTTTTTTTAATATCCTTTCCTTCAAACACCCCAGAATCAACCGTCTTAATCCATTGAGTTGCCAATCCAACACTATAAAAAGGCCATTTCCCCATCAACCTAATCTCAAAAATCAAATTCAAAAGTGCTGAAAAATCTTCAGGCCAGATTCCCATTCCAACCAAGAAATTACTGTCTTTCCATTCTTCCGTTAATCCTATTGCATAGTTCGAAGTAGACACTACATCTCCATTCTTTTCGATCCACTTTACTGCTTTTGCCACAGCCTTCAGCACATTCGACTCCCTCATCTTCTTCTCCTTAAAAAATCCCCCAAATTGGAGGATTTTTAATCTACTTTGTTGGATCCAATAGGACCTTAATACCAACCTTGTTCTCAACGATCTGAAATGCCTTTTCCCATTCACTCATCGGCACTACATGCGTAACAATTAAATCCGTATTTAATTTTCCACTTTGAAGCATCTTCAAAGTCGTTTCCCACGCAGTCGGTACTTGTCCATGAGATCCGAACACATCTAATTCCTTCTTCTTGATATTATGAAAATCCGTTTCAATCGGCGTTGTGAATACACCCATCGGTACAAACCGGCCACGTCTTCGAACCACTCTCATTGCCATGTCAACCGCATGAACATTTCCAGTTGCTTCAACAACTACATCTGCTCCGAATCCTTCCGTCATTTCTTTCACGATTGCTTCAAGATCCTCATTTTGAATATCTACCACTCGATCAATACCCATTTTCAATGCTGCGTCCATTCTCAATTTATCCGAAGTCAATCCAGCCAGCACGACAGTGCCGCCCTGTGCTTTTGCCACTTGCGCTACACCCAAACCAATCGTACCCGGACCCATGACAACGACTACCTCGTTAACATATACTGGACAACGTTCCGCCAATGCATGCACACCACAAGCCAAGGGCTCAACACACGCAGCTTGTTCAAATGTCAATTCTTCTGGAATCGCCATAACACTTTTCCCCCATGCGACTACATACTCGGCAAATCCGCCATTTTGAGCAGAACCCAATCCTTTTCGCTCGGCACAATGATTATATAAGCCTTTCTTGCAAAATTGACAATTCCCACATACATGATAGGTTGTCTGCGTAATAACACGTTGCCCAACCTCAAATCCCTCTACATCTTGACCAACTTCATCGATAATACCAGCAATTTCATGACCCAAAACAACAGGGGGCTTTAATGCGAATCCACCTTGGTTAATATATACAACATCCGTCTGACATATACCGGCACGTGTCACCTTGATTCGAATCTGATCTTTCTCTATTTTCGGAATTTCTATCTCTCTAAGGAAAAAATTTCCTTTTTCTAAACTTTCTTTTACTAATGCTTTCATACTATACTCCTTATGCAAATCCACTTTATATTTGTCCATTCTTCACTAATCTGAGTATTTCATTGGCTGTTTCGTAATCAGAAATTAAAATATCGGGAATACCGCTTCTTAAGGCACCAACAATCGCCTTCACCTTCTCTAATCCACCTGCAGCACATACAACCGTGTTTACATTTTTAAGTTGTGAGAACTCAATCCCCATTAAAACATCATCCAATTTATCCGCACAAGGTTCCCCACTCTCGTCAAAGAATCTCATACAAATGTCTCCAACAGCATCCCTACCGCTTAAATAATCACACCACTCTGTATTCAAGTGATAATCTCGAAATAAGGGTGACTCCATCGATACACTTCCAATCCCCACTATAGCAATCGAAATTTGATTCCATAAATCCATCACCTGCTTAATCGAAGTATCTTCGATTAAGCCTTTTTTTACCGACTTATTGACAACGACAGCTGGGCAGTAGAGAATATTAGGTTCCGTGTTATATATTTGACTCAATCTCTTTGCCAACTCAATTGCCCGTATGTTTTGACCACCGCCACTCAACGAGCCTAGCATTTGAACAACTTTAATATCTTTCTTTTGCAACGTTGGTAATTGATTAACAACATGATAAACCGTATTTCCCCAGGAAATTCCAATTACATCCTTTGAAGTGGAAACCCGTTGAAGATAATTCGCTCCAGCTTGTCCGATCAACTCCATTCGGTTTCCCGGGGATGTTTTAACAATAATAACTTCTCTTAACCCAAAAATTTTTTCAAACTCATCTTCAAGAAACTGATCCGTATCAAGAGGATATTTAATACTCACTTGTACCATGCCTAGTCTTTTGGCTTCAACTAACATGCGACTTACTTTTGCATAGGATAAGGAAAGGACTGCCGCAATATCCCGCTGTGACATCTCTTTAATATAGTAATAGTGGGCAACTTTCGCTAATAATCGTTCATACATTTAGGAACCAACCTCATTTCATATTTGGAATAAATTTCACAAACGAAATTTATTCCAAAATCAGTATATCAGGATTTTTGAAATATATCCAGAACGCTAATCGCAATCATTTCCATTCTATATTTTATTCCTTCCCTTATCTGAGCAACTTTTCCATTCAGCTACCAACTATCGCTGCTTTCTTAACTAAAAATTCCAAAGAACTTTGTCACTACCCATCCAATCAATTCAATTCCCATGCTCATTGAAGAGGCTGATTGAACACCTGGTTCTACCAAACCGCTAGCTTTGCCTATTTCAGTTACAAGCGGTGCCATATCCGTAGCGATTAGCAAAATTGCAATAATCATAATTGTAGAAATCAAGATTGCCCGGAATGAATTCCGTTTTGCCGCCAGTACAGCAGCCGTAATAAAGTACGGTAACGCCGGCAGATCCATAAATGGTAGAAGTCGATTGCCCGGAAGAACCATTGCAATCAACAAGGTTACCGGTGTTAAGATCAACGCAGTTGTAATAACCTCCGAGTCACCAAGCATAATTGCAAAGTCCATTCCAATATTAACCTGTCTTCCTGGGAACCGTGCATTCATGAACTCTTGCGCACCGTTTGCAATTGGCGTTAAGCCTTCCATAAGAATTTTAACCATTCTTGGCAAAATCAACATGATACCAGCCATGTTCACACCAGTTACAATTGCTTTATCCCAGCCATATCCTGACAAGAATCCCAAACCAGTTCCAAGAATAAGTCCCAGAATCATCGGTTCAGCAAAAAAAGAATACTTCGAATTTGTGTTCTTTAAGTTGAAATTAATTTTATTCAATCCTGGAATCTTATCAATTAATTTATCGATTAATGAACATAAGTAATACATAACCGGAAAACTGGCAGTTGTAATCGTAACACCTGAGTATCCCAAAAATTTTTCTAATTGCTTCGCAGGCCTGTCTGCCAAAAACAAAACAACACCCCCGTAAATTGCACCAGCAATACATCCCAGAATCATGCTTCCCGTCATGATTTTAACAATCGATGCACATAAAATAAAGTGCCAAAAATTCCATAAATCTACGTTCAATGTGTTGGTTAAATTCAAGAATAGCATCAATACATTGACACCGATCAAAATAGCGAACATCGCTGCAACCAGAGTGCCATCACTAAATGCAATCCCCGCCGCAACCGGCCATCCGAGATCCACAGTGTTCAATGCCAGGTTCCACTTGGTTGACAATGCTTCTACCAAACCACCCAGATTAGTCCACATCAATCCTGCGACAAGCCCGATTCCAATAAAGCCAATCCCGACAGATAAACCTGCTCGAAGTGATTTTTTCAATGGAACTCGTAGCATCAAACCGAGTAATGTAATAATAACCGGCATCATAACCGAAGCACCTAAATCTAAAATTGTTTGAATAAATACCATATTCCCCACCTCTCTTTACTTGTCTTTTCCCGTTAAACACGCATACATTTTATCCAGAAGGTCTTCTTTATTTTGATTCAAAAGAATTGGAATTCCACTAAAACCAGGAATTCCGTTCAAATTCACACTTTCTAAAGACGTTGTTGCAACTACAAGATCCGGAGCAAAACTCTGAATCTTACTATTCGCCTCATTGACATTACACTCACATATATTCAAATTTTCAATTCCCCGTTCTCTTAAACCCTCTTTAATTCGCTCTGCAACTAAAGTGGAAGTCGCTATTCCACTACCGCAAACTGACAGTACTTTGTATTCCATAAGCTCACCTCCTTCCCAAACCTTCATTAATTAACTTTCTTTTAAGAAAGCGAAAACCATTTACCTACAATCTCCACCAAGTCATCATCACTTTTTGCCGCTCTAAATTCATTTACAACCTGCTCATCTTGAAATAGGTCTGCCAATTTTTTCAGTCCCTGTATATGACCAGTCGCATCTTTCAAAGCTAACATAAAGATAAGTTCAACCTTAACGATTCCACCTAGTCCCATATGTTCAAATTCAATTGACTTTTCCAAGCGAGTCACACTCACCGCTGGTTCAAGGACATGTTCAGGGTCAGTATGGGGAATTGCAATGCCAAGCGTTTTAAATTGAAGTCCTGTTGCAAACTTCTCTTCCCGACATACAATCGCTTCTTCAAACGAATCTTTTACATATCCTGCTTGAACCATCTTACTAGCAAGTGCTCTTAATACGTCCTCCTTGCCTGCTGCGCTAAAGTTATTCATAATCAAGGCTTTTTTTATTTCCATACGATTCCATACCTTCTTTCAGTTTATTTTATTTGTAGATTGAAATTAGTTTCACGCTTGAAATTAATTTCATAATATCACAATTCACCTGAATATTCTATCTTTTTTTAAATAACTAGCTTTATTTTTTCTTATTCTATAGATCTATTGCAGAAGTTATTTGAAATTTTAATTCCTCTATTACTACACGAAACCCTTGATATAACAGGAATTCTCCCTTTTTACAGTTCCCTTCTCATGGGAATTATACGCAAATGAAAGTTGAATATCTTACGCTAGCTTTCATCGTCTATCAATGTCATAAACGAACG
This genomic window contains:
- a CDS encoding branched-chain amino acid ABC transporter permease — translated: MLGAYIAILSVTSLQMPFIFAVILAIVGAGLISVFNEKIAYKRIRDNNSPTMFLMIAAMGLSTTFQNMAIVVFGPKFKMFPQVLPVGAVKIGSLSVGLLDLVSLAIAIIVIIGLEYLITKTKFGLAVKAASSNMGTASLLGINVDKYIMLVFFLAGSLAGISGILYGMKYTVYPQLGNVALKAFIASVFGGLGSVQGAIIGAMGIGVLETLVSAYIHSGLRDLITFILLIAILLVRPTGLMGKDIQDKA
- a CDS encoding ABC transporter ATP-binding protein, whose translation is MKPILTITNLHKHFGGVKAINDFSVTLEKGKIYGLIGPNGAGKTTIFNTITGIYDPTMGDIALNGESIVGKAPYEISNLGIARTFQNIRLFGNLSVLDNVIIACHVDAKYGIFEAMTKFGRFKKDEEDIKEKCLKLLQIVGLEDMKDDTAGALPYGHQRKLEIARALATNPHLLLLDEPAAGMNEKESEELVRFIQNIHENFDLTILLIEHHMDFVMSLCDEIAVLNFGSTICMGSPDEVKCNPAVIEAYLGGEDDA
- a CDS encoding zinc-binding dehydrogenase, translating into MKALVKESLEKGNFFLREIEIPKIEKDQIRIKVTRAGICQTDVVYINQGGFALKPPVVLGHEIAGIIDEVGQDVEGFEVGQRVITQTTYHVCGNCQFCKKGLYNHCAERKGLGSAQNGGFAEYVVAWGKSVMAIPEELTFEQAACVEPLACGVHALAERCPVYVNEVVVVMGPGTIGLGVAQVAKAQGGTVVLAGLTSDKLRMDAALKMGIDRVVDIQNEDLEAIVKEMTEGFGADVVVEATGNVHAVDMAMRVVRRRGRFVPMGVFTTPIETDFHNIKKKELDVFGSHGQVPTAWETTLKMLQSGKLNTDLIVTHVVPMSEWEKAFQIVENKVGIKVLLDPTK
- a CDS encoding PTS sugar transporter subunit IIB, giving the protein MEYKVLSVCGSGIATSTLVAERIKEGLRERGIENLNICECNVNEANSKIQSFAPDLVVATTSLESVNLNGIPGFSGIPILLNQNKEDLLDKMYACLTGKDK
- a CDS encoding branched-chain amino acid ABC transporter permease codes for the protein MSGYVEGVIILVCINVIAVLGVSILTGFTRLFSFGNAGFMAIGAYASAILTTKYGAPFPVVLVAGPCIAAIVALGLGKLTLKLKGDYFLITTLGFGESIRLLFLFAEPITGGARGLSGIPPKTTMFIAVGMTVLAFLGAWNFLRSKYGRNLMAIREQEIAAEAVGIDTAKFKEYSFMISAFYAGMAGALLAHYYMFISPIMFNLPKSAELTITVVIGGLGSLSGSVLATILLTVLPEIFRSAAEYRMLLYGLAVVIIIVLKPSGLMGYREFSLRPIFTLYERIFKKNSNPTKGDGK
- a CDS encoding PTS galactitol transporter subunit IIC, with the translated sequence MVFIQTILDLGASVMMPVIITLLGLMLRVPLKKSLRAGLSVGIGFIGIGLVAGLMWTNLGGLVEALSTKWNLALNTVDLGWPVAAGIAFSDGTLVAAMFAILIGVNVLMLFLNLTNTLNVDLWNFWHFILCASIVKIMTGSMILGCIAGAIYGGVVLFLADRPAKQLEKFLGYSGVTITTASFPVMYYLCSLIDKLIDKIPGLNKINFNLKNTNSKYSFFAEPMILGLILGTGLGFLSGYGWDKAIVTGVNMAGIMLILPRMVKILMEGLTPIANGAQEFMNARFPGRQVNIGMDFAIMLGDSEVITTALILTPVTLLIAMVLPGNRLLPFMDLPALPYFITAAVLAAKRNSFRAILISTIMIIAILLIATDMAPLVTEIGKASGLVEPGVQSASSMSMGIELIGWVVTKFFGIFS
- a CDS encoding sugar-binding transcriptional regulator, giving the protein MTHERLLAKIAHNYYIDEMTQTEIARNLSLSSAKVSRMLAEAKRMGMVQVNIKYPVDTNQRLESEMEKKFKLREAIIVRSSVENRLRAMGQAGADALQRIATPKDVIGISWGSSLLHVVNQLPSGQKEGVEIVQLVGGLNGGGQNIQAVELAKRLGQIYNSDPSILYCPAVVANPMVKAGLMEDESITHVMKLWNEVTISLIGIGSMSRESVLFKEHHLSEQWFKYLQEKGAVGDMCMRFFDKGGQAFSSDLDDVLMGVDLPSMSNMKTVICVAGGVEKAKAIAGALHTGIPDILVTDLETAREVLSFA
- a CDS encoding PTS sugar transporter subunit IIA, whose amino-acid sequence is MEIKKALIMNNFSAAGKEDVLRALASKMVQAGYVKDSFEEAIVCREEKFATGLQFKTLGIAIPHTDPEHVLEPAVSVTRLEKSIEFEHMGLGGIVKVELIFMLALKDATGHIQGLKKLADLFQDEQVVNEFRAAKSDDDLVEIVGKWFSLS
- a CDS encoding sugar-binding transcriptional regulator: MYERLLAKVAHYYYIKEMSQRDIAAVLSLSYAKVSRMLVEAKRLGMVQVSIKYPLDTDQFLEDEFEKIFGLREVIIVKTSPGNRMELIGQAGANYLQRVSTSKDVIGISWGNTVYHVVNQLPTLQKKDIKVVQMLGSLSGGGQNIRAIELAKRLSQIYNTEPNILYCPAVVVNKSVKKGLIEDTSIKQVMDLWNQISIAIVGIGSVSMESPLFRDYHLNTEWCDYLSGRDAVGDICMRFFDESGEPCADKLDDVLMGIEFSQLKNVNTVVCAAGGLEKVKAIVGALRSGIPDILISDYETANEILRLVKNGQI
- a CDS encoding ABC transporter substrate-binding protein → MREMKGDTNRMKSFSKRLSLLLVVLLAVSMLAGCASEPAAAEAGGEPAVEPIVIGYVGALSGETAVWGQAGLNGMELTAKEINDAGGILGRPVEIIGLDGKGDPIDSVNAYKKLVSDGAIAVVGTNFSSCNIPMAAVADQMEVPAIATAASNPLVTVDENGNLHPYSFRIGFIDPFQGKVLAAFAMDELQAKNAAVIMDLNSDYSAGVTEFFVEGFEAKGGEVLTIVEAQSGQNDFRAQLSKIAPLNPDVILVPWIYKDVALIANQARELGIDAIFLGADGWDSKELITMAGPALEGCYYTSQPSFANPVTKPYYDAYVEMYDGLVPETEALFGHDGLYWIKDAIERAGEVDIAKLRDELENTTGFAGLLGELTVDPATHNPDKSVSVYEIKDNTQTFVGDFRP